From the Syntrophobacterales bacterium genome, one window contains:
- a CDS encoding DUF4338 domain-containing protein: REAFIGWDKPTKGNNLAFVVNNTRFLILPWVSIKCLASKLLAMNTRRIALDWMAVYQQPVYLLETFVEKERFLGTCYKAANWICVGQTKGTAKRGHDHLVHGLIKDVFLYPLRKDFRAKLIEGR; this comes from the coding sequence CGCGAGGCCTTCATCGGCTGGGACAAGCCAACCAAGGGAAATAACCTCGCCTTTGTCGTCAATAATACTCGTTTTCTCATTTTACCCTGGGTCTCAATCAAATGCCTTGCTTCCAAACTATTGGCCATGAATACCCGCCGCATCGCTCTCGACTGGATGGCTGTCTATCAACAACCCGTATATCTTCTTGAAACGTTTGTGGAAAAAGAACGTTTTCTGGGAACCTGCTACAAAGCCGCAAACTGGATCTGCGTGGGGCAAACCAAAGGTACCGCCAAAAGGGGGCATGATCATCTTGTCCACGGTCTGATTAAGGATGTCTTTCTTTATCCTCTGCGGAAAGATTTTAGAGCGAAACTGATAGAAGGCAGATGA